The segment aatataagaagaaaaaaaaaatgaaacatccaatattttttttttgaaaaagtattatttattttcaaaaaaagttaataataattaataaataaagaaaacgtTTATGTAGAGCGTGAAGTAAACGTACCAATGAGAGAGATGTGAGAGAGTCTAACATCCAATGCTCTGTTTCCTTCTCGTACGACGTGGGCCTCTGGTCTCAACCTTGTTCCTATCAAACGTTCCCTTCAATGTTACATTTTCACTCCACGCGCTTACCTACAACGCGTGCGATTCAAAACTTTCCTCCCTTATTTTCTTCTCCTCTCTCCTGTCTCTATTCTCTGAATTTTCtcagtttcttaaaaaaaaacccGAAGAAACACGATCAGTGAGAgcagagagatagagagaaagaggaaAAAGATCTTTCTGGGTCTGAACTACACCATGAGAAATCACCGGAGCTCCGATTACCTCCGGTCACCGGCGAGTTTCCCGGctaaaatttaacattctttttttttttttacattttttggtATTAAAACGAAGGAGTTTGGTTGATTATAGAGTTGCAATGTCGACGACAGCTCAATCGCAGTCGCCACAACCGTCATCAGAAGAAATAGCGTCGAAAGCGCTACAGAAGCGTTACGAAGGATTAATGACGGTGAGAACAAAAGCAACAAAAGGCAAAGGCGCGTGGTACTGGACTCATCTCGAACCGATCTTACTACACAACACCGACACTAACCTCCCCAAAGCCGTCAAGCTCCGTTGCTCCTTATGCGACGCCGTTTTCTCCGCCTCTAACCCTTCCCGCACCGCCTCCGAGCATCTCAAACGCGGGACTTGCCCCAATTTCAACTCTTTGCCCAAACCCATCTCCACcatctctcctcctcctccgccgccgcctCCGCCGCCGTCTAGTCGGAAACGCAACTCCTCCGGTGGAAGCTCCGTCGAAGCTCCTTCGCCGTTAAATCATCTTCCTCCCGGGTCTTACCACGTGACGCCTCTCACCGTCGTTGATCCGGGGAGGTACTGCGGCAGAGAGTTGCACTTTCCGGCGGCTCAGCCGCATTTGATGCTTTCCGGTGGAAAAGACGATCTGGGTCCTTTGGCTATGCTTGAGAACAGTGTGAAGAAGCTCAAGAGCCCCACGCAGACGCATAAGCTAAGCAGAGTTCAGATAGACTCGGCGCTCGCTTCTCTCTCCGACTGGGTGTTCGAGTCTTGCGGTTCTGTTTCTCTGTCTGGTCTCGAGCATCCGAAGCTGAGAGCTTTTCTAACGCAAGTCGGGTTACCGATCGTCTCACGGAGAGAGTTCGTCGCCGGAAGGTTGGATATGAAGTACGAGGGTTCGAGAGCTGAGGCTGAGTCGAGACTCGGCGACGCAATGTTCTTCCAACTCGCTTCCGACGGGTGGAAGTTCGAAAGCTCCGGAGAGAATCTCGTGAGCTTGATGGTGAACTTACCCAACGGGACGAGTCTGTACAGACGAGCTCTGTTTGTTAACGGAGCTGTTCCGTCTAACTACGCTGAGGAAGTTATGTGGGAGACGGTGAGGGGTATTTGTGGTAATTCACCTCAGAGGTGTGTTGGCATTGTTTCGGATAGGTTTATGAGTAAAGCTTTGAGGAATCTCGAGAGCCAGCACCAGTGGATGGTTAACCTCTCTTGTCAGTTTCAAGGGTTCAACAGTTTGATTAAAGATTTAATTAAAGAGCTTCCTTTGTTCAAATCCGTCTCTCAAAGCTGCTCGAAGCTCGTCGGTTTCGTGAACAGCACGGCGCAGATGAGAGACTTGCTGTGTAAGTATCAGTTGCAAGAGCAAGGAGAATCTAGACTGCTGTTTTTCCCTTTGGAATGTTCGTTGTATAGTCTCCTTGAGGACGTGCTTAACTCGGCTAGAGCGATTCAGTTGCTGACGCAAGATGATGCGTGTAAGGTTGCTATAATGGAGGATCATTCGGCTAGAGATGTAGCTGAAATGGTTGGAGATGTCGGGTTTTGGAATGAGGTAGAGGCGGTTTATTCGCTGTTGAAGCTCGTTAAAGAGATGGCTCGACGAATAGAGGAAGAGAGGCCTTTGATAGGGCAGTGTTTACCCCTTTGGGAGGAGCTAAGATCAAAGATAAAAGATTGGTACGTTAAGTTCAATGTAGCTGAAGAGAATCAAGTTGAGAAGCTCGTTGAGAGAAGATTCAAGAAGTGTTATCACCCGGCTTGGGCTGCGGCGTTTATACTTGATCCACTTTACTTGATAAGAGACAGCAGCGGGAAGTATCTCCCTCCATTCAAATGCTTGTCGCCGGAGCAAGAGAAAGATGTTGATAAGTTGATAACAAGGCTTGTGTCTAGAGACGAGGCACATATTGCAATGATGGAACTGATGAAGTGGAGAACCGAAGGGCTTGATCCGGACTATGCAAGGGCTGTTCAAATGAAGGAGAGAGATCCCGTTTCAGGGAAGATGAGGATAGCTAATCCACAAAGCAGTAGACTTGTTTGGGAAACTTATCTTAGTGAGTTCAGGTCATTGGGGAGAGTTGCTGTTAGGCTTATTTTCCTTCATGCTACTTCTTGTGGGTTCAAATGCAACTCTTCTCTTTTGAGATGGGTAAACTCTCATGGGAGATCATCGCGTGCAGCCATGGATAGGGCACAAAAGCTAGTTTTTATATCAGCCAATTCGAAGTTCGAAAGGCGAGATTTCTCCAATGATGAAGAGAAGGATGCTGAGCTTCTCACTATGGCTAATGGTGAAGATGTTGATATTCTCATTGACACATCCTCGGTGTGACTTGTTAATTTCTTACTTCTTTTATGTTAGTTTTCTTTAGAACTTGGCCATTTTGTAGATTGCTTGAGTTCTTTTCTTTAATTTCTTTTGTTGCTATTACTTGGCTCCTTTTAGGAGGTGAGAAAGAGAGCCATATCATTGTATTTCTATAAGCCTATTTCGATCATAGTTTTAGGCGATTTTCATTGTCCTTTTTCGATTGTAGCAATGATCTTGAGATTGGTTTTGGAATTCATAAATACAAGAGCCATATTACCATTTAAATAATTTGTGTTTCTGCATAAGCTTGGCTTGAGTAGTGATGGAATATAATGTCAAACGACTTCTATTTAGGTTTCTTGTCGTGTCTTAATCATCAATATGTTGGTTCAAAACCTCAAAGCTTGTAGTTAAGAACATTAATGGCATCAACAGAAGATTCAACGACAGCTTCATCTTCTCTATAGGACATTGTAATGATCCCTTTCTCTGTCTCCTTTGTTCTTTTTTCACTAGCGTTAATATTCTTTAATCATGACTGAAACCAATGTCTTTCCATTTCAAGAAATTGGATTAAAAAccttttttaatttgaattttcACGTTTTTTCTCCATCATAAAATGATAGTTTCTCTTGATGTCGACGACGAGGAAAGATGTAAACCTTTTTGTTATCCAACCGGGGTTTTCGCTTTCACTGCCCATATGATTATGATTTATCTATCTAACTATCAATTTACCctagtattttttttccttttacatcctttctcaaaaaagaagaagatatatatatgtggaTCCCCACAAGGAAAGCTAGTTTAGTGGGAGGTTCTTGCATCAAATCATAGCTTTTTTGATGTAATATTGAAGTTCTGAAAGTGAAACTGTTGAAGTAGAAGAACAATCTTAAAACTTAAAAGCTTAGACCCGAAATTCCAAAACCTTGTTTGTTGTTGGTTGGGGATTacaaaaacttgatttggtTTTCATGGATAAAGCTCAAAGATTCGATTCTTGTAGATCTTGTAGCACAATGTGTGTTTACCCatactttgttttgttgtgAATGGTTAAAAAGGTCAAGTCTTTTGTCCTTTTAACCCAAGCTCATGATTTGTAGTtttgtactatatatatatgaccaTTTCTAGATTTTAAgagaaaagattttttttgcGCAAACCCATGATGTTATGATCTTGTAAATAAATTacagtataagaaataaaaagtcAAGAACTGCTGTTTGAAAAAGTTTTAGTTGTTGTATATCTTTTGATATGCAAATCTAACCACCATAAGCTTTATCAATAGTACTGAACTTTGAAATTCTAGTGGTGAAAAATGTCATAAGGAGACTGACTCGACAACTAAAGTGAAACTACACAAATTAAGTAATAACTAATAACAGAACcaccaataaaaatataataaataataaaataatgaatatttttttaaaaaaaaaaaaaatatatatatatatatatatataactattaaGAATGTAAACAAAACACACATTCATTTTGGATGGTTTTTTTGCCAGACAAATAGATAGATCTAAGTACTCTCTCCCTTTTTTTGTATGACAATGCCTTGTCAACAACCATTTTCTTACAAATATGTATGTATCTATATTCTTCAGCATAAGATAGTATTGATAGTTTTCCAACCGGCGAGTACTAATCGATCAATTTGCAAGTGTTGAAAGTAATTGTTATGGAGTGCAAACAAATTGGATTGCTTTtaaattattcatcaataattCATTTTTACTTGCCAAAGGAGGGGTTAAAAACCTAAAAGTATATATCAATAATTATACCCCACAAAACAGCATAATATGAAAAGAATACACTTTATTTTTGTCTTGCAAACTTTATACTTGATTGGTATTAGATTCACCTTACCCACCTCCATTAGCTGTTGATCTCAAGAAAATTCAAAACTCGTATATCTACAGAAAATGTTTTGACTAGAAACACAAATTATCTCAGTGTTTATACTTTATACAAATACATTAATAGTGAACACTTCTAAAAACAACCTTTAAGAGATTATTAATActgaatttttatgttttaaataccatcattttaaattttttaattaatattgtaaatattaTGAATACAGCTATCGATAAAACCTTATAATTCATATTTCATTTCAAACAAAGAGATCAAAGAAACAATGTTTTACTAAACAAAGAACACCAAccttgaaatatgtatatatgagTGTACATTTTAAAACTTTGGaaatcataatttaaaactgttttgataaaataaagTTCATCGATTACTGTTtacaaaacaatttttaatatgttataaaaaaattcattctaaaaatttaatatatttatagtatTTTTCTTTCATTCTTTGAAAAggaaatttatacatatatatacaattatatattatatttttgtgtcGTATAACTTTCTAATAAGATAAACATTACATGGTTTAATCCGTCTCCAAGAGTTTCACCAAACTTAACAATTTTATCAACTTCAGTGTTTTAATACAATACAAATTCTACTGTATTAAaacacatctatattattaaaactgaagtacactttagtaatggttggaaacatgaatagtactataactgaaaattgtttggaaacgaagatagcagtactacattaattgtatttccatatttcactcatattaattatattgtcttaacaatatttcacatcattaattatattaccataataataatagtgtggattttatttagtagttaatcaatattagttttgtgtcaattataaaatcaaaaaagtaaaataactgagttttgcataaggttaagcgtttgttttaatttgttttactataacattttttttttcaatcagtggaaaattacgtagccaaaaacataattcaaaaacatgtttagtgaataaaatcataacttaaatcaaaataataaaaatgaattacattcattgtcacttaatttttcactcaatataattgcttactaaataaaaaaaactctttcagtttcacttaatttagcaaaacacataaaaatatcatttatattagtttataaaatcagttaggcatgaacactaaatatctacttaggtacgagtcgttcctttcgggtatcgttttattttgttttaaaattactcactccttgaatattataaatttatgtgtaggttttgagttgaatttttttgagtctggatgagtttggttctgatgtatatgaccctaaaatatctaaataaccaatgtatttgaaacgggtttggatatttgtaccaaaaataaccatattatctgattcgatccggatcttttgaatacaattagttatattacaacatatctaaaatataaaacactaattatgaaaaacaaatattaatgtataaaaatataagtatagttttattttagtaatttcattaattatattactttaacaatatatcacatcattaattatatttaccgtaaaagtaataatgtagatttttatttattagttaatcaatattaactttgtgcaattataaaaaaaaataaaaatgtaagataaccgagttttgcatatggttaatagtttggtttaatatgttttactaaaactttcttttgtcttagttccaattggtgaaaaattacatagcaaaacacataattcaaaggcatagtttatatgaacaagataataatttaaatcaaaataattaaaaagtattacatttattatcacttaatgtttcacttcatataactattttattaaataaaaaattctttctatttttcttatttttgccaaatatatagaaaaagttttctttttaatctatttgcaaaatcagttaagtatggacattcggatactcattgaggtacaagttgtttctttcgggattaatttttttggatttttaaattaggcgccacttggatattataaatttatgtatgatgcttgagttggatcctctcgggtctgaatgattttgattttgatgtgtagaaatataaaaatatttaattaaccaatgtatctgaaaagagtgtatatttgtaccaaaaataatcttattcCCCGATTCaaaccaaatattttgaatacaattagttatacgacgacacatcttaaatatataacactaatgataaaataacaaataatttataaaaccgtaaaaattaacacccgcacgggcgtgcgggtcaatctctagtaTTGTATTAAAACACTGTACAATTTTAGGATGactaactttttaaaatatacaaatatttctAACCGTTGTTGTGGTTTTTTGTTaggttaaatttttttggtttaaaatactttttcaatttttagtttccatccaaaatttggattttaaataaattattgtttaagGATATGTTTTCTTTAACATTGTTTGTGAAACTTTGGTAAGTAAACGTATCTCCTtcttattttaacattttaaatcttttatttAAACTTCTTAAGTTTTTCGggtaaattattaatttatttttctttaaaattttccaGAAATTATTACATATTACAACGGACGGCAACATTTTGATGAAGTTCAATAGTTTACAAATTTTGAGAaaggttaaatattttattatattatactgTTGTAGTTTTAGCTACAACACTAATGTTATAGACTTCCACAAGTACATTTTTGACAAGAAATTAGTATTGCTGAATCaataattaacaatatatatatatatatatatatatattacatacacGCCAAAGAAAGAAGTAAAAAGTGAC is part of the Brassica rapa cultivar Chiifu-401-42 chromosome A09, CAAS_Brap_v3.01, whole genome shotgun sequence genome and harbors:
- the LOC103838360 gene encoding uncharacterized protein LOC103838360; its protein translation is MSTTAQSQSPQPSSEEIASKALQKRYEGLMTVRTKATKGKGAWYWTHLEPILLHNTDTNLPKAVKLRCSLCDAVFSASNPSRTASEHLKRGTCPNFNSLPKPISTISPPPPPPPPPPSSRKRNSSGGSSVEAPSPLNHLPPGSYHVTPLTVVDPGRYCGRELHFPAAQPHLMLSGGKDDLGPLAMLENSVKKLKSPTQTHKLSRVQIDSALASLSDWVFESCGSVSLSGLEHPKLRAFLTQVGLPIVSRREFVAGRLDMKYEGSRAEAESRLGDAMFFQLASDGWKFESSGENLVSLMVNLPNGTSLYRRALFVNGAVPSNYAEEVMWETVRGICGNSPQRCVGIVSDRFMSKALRNLESQHQWMVNLSCQFQGFNSLIKDLIKELPLFKSVSQSCSKLVGFVNSTAQMRDLLCKYQLQEQGESRLLFFPLECSLYSLLEDVLNSARAIQLLTQDDACKVAIMEDHSARDVAEMVGDVGFWNEVEAVYSLLKLVKEMARRIEEERPLIGQCLPLWEELRSKIKDWYVKFNVAEENQVEKLVERRFKKCYHPAWAAAFILDPLYLIRDSSGKYLPPFKCLSPEQEKDVDKLITRLVSRDEAHIAMMELMKWRTEGLDPDYARAVQMKERDPVSGKMRIANPQSSRLVWETYLSEFRSLGRVAVRLIFLHATSCGFKCNSSLLRWVNSHGRSSRAAMDRAQKLVFISANSKFERRDFSNDEEKDAELLTMANGEDVDILIDTSSV